From one Suricata suricatta isolate VVHF042 chromosome 8, meerkat_22Aug2017_6uvM2_HiC, whole genome shotgun sequence genomic stretch:
- the ANGPTL3 gene encoding angiopoietin-related protein 3 gives MHMIKLFLFIVPLVISSKIDRDYSSYDSMSPEPKSRFAMLDDVKILANGLLQLGHGLKDFVHKTKGQINDIFQKLNIFDQSFYDLSLQTNEIKEEEKELRRTTSKLQVKNEEVKNMSLELNSKLESLLEEKNLLQQKVKYLEKQLSSLTKNQPEIQEHPEVTSLKNFVEQQDNSIRNLLQTVEEQYRQLNQQHSQIKEIENQLRRTGIQESTENSLSSKPRAPRTTPFLHLNETKIAEHNDIPANCTTIYNRGEHTSGIYSIRPSNSQVFNVYCHVKAGSSWTVIQHRIDGSQNFNETWENYRYGFGRLDGEFWLGLEKIYSIVNQSNYILRIELEDWKDNKHYIEYSFHLGDHETNYTLHLAEITGNVPNALPEHKDLVFSTWDHKAKGHVNCPESYSGGWWCHDVCEENNLNGNYNKPRAKTKPERRRGIYWKSQNGRLYSIKSTKMLIHPTDSESSE, from the exons ATGCACATGATtaagctctttctttttattgttcctCTAGTTATTTCTTCTAAAATTGATCGAGACTATTCATCATATGATTCTATGTctccggagccaaaatcaagatttgctATGTTAGATGATGTAAAAATTTTAGCCAATGGCCTGCTTCAGTTAGGACATGGTCTTAAAGACTTTGTCCATAAGACTAAGGGCCAAATTAATGACATATTTCAAAAACTCAACATATTTGATCAGTCTTTTTATGACCTATCACTGCAAACCAATGAaatcaaggaagaagaaaaggaacttaGAAGAACTACATCCAAACTACAAGTCAAGAATGAAGAAGTAAAGAATATGTCACTTGAACTCAACTCTAAACTTGAAAgcctcctagaagaaaaaaacctacttcaacaaaaagtaaaatatttggaGAAGCAATTAAGCAGTTTAACTAAAAATCAACCtgaaattcaggagcacccagaAGTAACTTCACTTAAA AATTTTGTAGAACAGCAAGATAACAGCATCAGAAACCTTCTCCAGACTGTGGAGGAACAATACAGACAACTAAATCAACAGCATagtcaaataaaagaaatagaaaaccag CTAAGAAGAACTGGTATTCAAGAATCCAcagaaaattctctttcttctaaACCAAGAGCACCAAGAACTACCCCTTTTCTTCActtgaatgaaacaaaaattgcAGAACATAATG ACATTCCTGCTAATTGTACCACCATCTATAACAGAGGCGAACATACAAGTGGCATCTACTCCATTAGACCCAGCAACTCTCAAGTTTTTAATGTCTACTGTCATGTTAAAGCAG GTAGTTCATGGACAGTGATTCAACACCGAATAGATGGATCACAAAACTTCAATGAAACTTGGGAAAACTACAGATACGGTTTTGGGAGGCTTGACG GAGAATTTTGGTTGGGTCTAGAGAAGATATACTCCATAGTAAACCAATCTAATTACATTTTACGAATTGAACTAGAAGACTGGAAAGACAACAAGCATTATATCGAATATTCCTTTCACTTGGGAGATCATGAAACCAACTATACGTTACACCTAGCTGAAATTACTGGCAATGTTCCCAATGCACTCCCGGAACACAAGGATTTGGTATTTTCTACTTGGGATCATAAAGCAAAAGGGCATGTCAACTGTCCAGAAAGTTACTCAG GAGGCTGGTGGTGTCATGATGTATGTGAGGAAAACAACCTAAATGGTAACTATAACAAGCCAAGAGCAAAAACTAagccagagaggagaagaggaataTATTGGAAGTCTCAAAATGGAAGGTTGTACTCTATTAAATCAACTAAAATGTTGATCCATCCAACAGATTCAGAAAGTTCTGAGTGA